Below is a window of Solanum stenotomum isolate F172 chromosome 7, ASM1918654v1, whole genome shotgun sequence DNA.
GATTTCTTAAACCATAGAGTGTTCATGAGCTCCTCAATTCCGTATCTCGTTTCCGGATTAGGATCAAGCAGCCGGTTAATTATCCTCCGAGCTGACTTTGAAACCCAATCGGGAAACTGATATTCACGCCGGTGTATAGCTTTATACATGTTAGGCAAATTGCTATCATTGAACGGTAACCTACCGGCGAGGAACACAAAGAGAATAACCCCACATGACCAAGCATCCGCCTTAGCTCCGTCATACCCTCTTCTGTAAACTACCTCCGGAGCAGTATACGCCGGCGTACCACACGCGGTATGAAGGAGACCGTTCTGTAACTGCTCCGGCAAGGCGGAGAGTCCGAAATCGGAGATTTTGAGGTGACCCTCTTTGTCTAGGAGGAGATTTTGTGGCTTGATATCACGATGAGCAACGCCGTTTTGGTGGCAGAAATGTAAAGCGGAGACAAGCTGATGGAAGTAAAACCGGGCGGTGGATTCAGAAAACCGGCCACGGCGGTTAAGCTTTGTGAAAAGCTCACCGCCGTGAGCTAGTTCCATAACGAAATAGATCTTAGTTTTCGTAGCCATAACTTCAAAAAGTTCGAGGATATTCGGGTGGTGATTAAGGCGGCGCATGGCGGAGACTTCACGGATAATCCGTGGCTCCATAGAAGCATCAATGGCAGTACTGGatttatcaataattttaacagCAACTTCAGTATTATCATCTAAACAACGACCAAGGTACACTTTAGCAAAGCTACCTCGACCCAATAGACGACCCAATTGGTATTTCCCAAGAATGATAGATCCAGATCCACTACCGTCGGAACTGGTGGTTCTTCTGATTTTGACGGTGGAAAGAGGTGGTTGGGGTTGTTTTACATCCATCCCGGCGACGACAACCACGGCGGCGGGGACGACGGCGGATGGAGGAGAGGGGAAGTTGCAGAAGATTAGTGACAGAGGCAAGAAGAAATAGGGTGTGAAGGTTGAGTTTTATAGTGAAAATTGGTTGGCTGTATCTAATCTgtcaatttttctaatttttggacTTTTGTTAAATTTGgtattttagagaaaaaaaatttaattttttcacaaCTAATTTAAGAGTGTACAAGTATGACTAGAGAAAAAAATGATCATGTATTATAAAGAAAACAcgtttttaataatttatgatattatgcaaATAGGTTGACTGCCTCCTGTTAGTACTAGTAAATTTAATCGCGCTTCATATTATCGTGATGATTCATGAATGTACTTTTAAATACATGCAAGACATATATATGAATTACAGTATGATGTGATATAGCATataaacttattatttttttaattagaggaTTTTAGTTTGAATCCCggatataaaataaaaaaattaatatgaagcACTTTGCTCGAATAAACCCTACGTGAAGCGAATTCTAATTAATTAGGTTTTAATATGgataaatacaaatttaaaaccctaaaaaaagaGAGGCATATATGtgaattcttttttaaataaaaagttaatatGTAAGAGAAAAGATGTATATGAATAATACGTGTGTTTTACTTGTCgtattatacttatatttattatttaccaTAAAGTGATTTGATAAGTTCTTACGCCTTAATAAAAGGTTTTAGATTCGAACTTTTAGAATGAAAATATAACCAATTAATGAACGTTTTTCAtggttaaattaaaaaaataaaatttatatatgtattattgtTTTGACAAATCAAGTATTTAAATTTGTCATTGAAATATTGCTTAAAACTATACAactaaattaaataactaatattttcatattatttcaaACTCAAGTATTCAAATTTACCACTTAAAAACTTTTACATATGAAAAAACATACTCTCCTTGTCCTATTGTGTATgatatttttcctcttttaatATGTTgcaaaaacatattaaaaatagaCTTATTCGAAAAAGATCTAAAATATctctaaattatttaaattgatataaattttcCTTCGTCCACCCTCCGATCCTCAAATACCTCTAACACCAACACTAGCTAACactatatatatgaataactaCCACGATTTGTTATCGCAATTATCATTATATCTtattatatatcatcataattatTAGTCAATATCACCAATtatcatcattatcatcaacCACCATGATTAATCAATTATTAGTCACCATCTCTACCAGTTATTAGATAACTCTAACTATCATTTACTATCAACCAACCATTATTGTTAGCTATCgccatttaaatttttttatcgaCATAAGTgttttacataaatttatatatatatatatattaattttaaaaaaagacaagTTTCATCATTCAGATATTGAAGGGTGGCTCACGTATAATGTGATTAAGATAATTTGTCTTCATTATAACCATGCTAAACTTGTTTGTAAGCTAATTATGCGAATATTCAAGCGATGAATCACGCTTCTAGGAAGACGGCAAAACACATGCAATAAGAAACAAGGGTTAATAATTTGGACTCTTTACTTGGAAGATTTAGAGTCGTTTAATACGTGAAATAAGAATGATAATcgtgatataaaatttaaaattaatttattttattattttatttaaggtATTAATTGATTTCagaattattttcttcatttatattaaaataatagaattaCTATCCCaaaaaatgagataattaaaatataaagaacatGTTTGGTTAATGTTGAGAGCCGagaaacacttattttgagaaaaagatatttttttttaaaaaaatagatgtttAGCAAACCTGTAAAACTGCTTTTAAATGAAAGTAGAAGCAGTTTTTCTGCTATTGAgaagaaactaaaaatttatgtttcttacaaaaagcaaaagcaaaagcaaaaattaatatttttcaactccaatttatataaattattaattaattaagatatctcatattttttggttaatttcatttaataattttattttttattcttatacaataaattttatattttattttacatttatgtattattattttacatattaaTTTGTGGAATTAGAGAAAAATGTAACAACAATGTTTTTGcaagattagaaaaaagataaaaataacaattaaagattCAACCCTCcaaaaaatgtataatattgattgaaaatttgaatatgaatattttaatttaataaaaataaaaatttaatttaatttttttgtaatagatggttaaactagtttctctctataaaataatcttagtattaaaagtacattaatACTTGTCCTTTatcataatttgactctcaaaaacatttttaaaaaaagattagccaaacacaatatgcttataaaaaatcatttttcaaatgaattagccaaatacaaattatttttttaaaagcatttttctgaaaatctatttttttttataaaaaaaaaaacttatgaaAATAAGCAGTGTTTAGCATCAATGTCAAATAGGCCCTAATACATTATTTTTCGACATTAATCTAGCtttaaattatttcataattAAGAGCGTGAAAATTTCGTCTTTCTTTCTTTACATATCATAGATCAGATTTTTCATCTTAACATTTTTCCTTAATTAGTATGTATAATTGATGATATCATGATAAAAGCTCAAGGGAATAggattaattttagttaaacaCTTCAACTTGAATTTGAAGATTCAAAATAGGACGAcgtttttataattaaaaaaatgcaatttatagCTAAAATACTGTCTTACATGACATCTAGACTGCAACGTTCacttatattatgatttttcccataaaaaatcttttttttatgtgaatagtaacttaatgaaaaattaatgaACAATAAGGTTcgagattaattaattatgtagCATAATTTCAAAGATTCGAGAAATAATTCCATTTACTGGAGCTACCAACATGTTAGTactttcttatttaaaaatcattttatcaATGAAAAAGGTGAACATtgttaaaagaaaaaggatTGACCAATTATTTACATGCTAGTTATTAATAATATCTTTTCCCCAACCTTTTCTCTTCAAATCTGATTATGATTTTATCAAGAATGTATCGGTTAATTATATTGATGGTCGTGGTAGAGTGAtaaatatctttcaattcttaatTAGAGGTTTCAAATTTGAGTCCTTTTGTGTACAGAATTGCTTTAGACATCGAGATTTTGTAGGACTTTATCCGACAAGTTCTATTTCAGTAAGTATTCTTGGAGATTACTTTACCCAAACCCTATCTCGGAGGGTACTTTATCATAAACCCTAACTcatgtctatatatataaatataatatatttttttgaaaaagcaTCTCGAATATTCCATAAACTATTGAGATACTCATTAAGAGGTTAAAATATGTCAGACTCCTCTTGATAATGAAATACTTTAACAAGATTCACAAATTTATTTCATGTAGTGAGTTCAAATCCACTAACCGCGTTCGAATCATGAAGTAATTAAGAGGAATCAagacaaaattattttcatactatttattaataaaatattgttgtttcttaaaaaaattatgattgaaatttattttcatcACTTTAAAGTTTGTTACAAACAATCATAGCATTTTACCCCTCTTAGTGTAGGGCTTTCAatgtgaattcaaatttaatctgACTCTGCTAATAATTAGTAAACAAAGGAAAGAGAGAATGTACCGATTAATTTCCCCCAAAACttgacaaagaaaaaaaaaaattgaactaaatCATTCTCATCTCCACTATAAATTACGTAATTATTATACTTGGACGGTATGCATTTATTTCTGATTATTTAAAGCTGTCAATTCTCCTTTTCCTTGATTTAACAGTTAAAAAcactaaattaattaagttcaccatatcttttaattttctttaaacaattattttcctttcttttctttttgtcccACCCAATAGAAGTAATTTGATTGACAGACAGATCAGAAAAATTATGCAAATTGCAAAGAAACACATTTGCAAAGTGATGAGCCGACTTACATGGCACAGATATTACATAATACTACAAAATATTTTCCCCTAATACAATTATTAGTTAGGGTTTTGATAAATGAGGAACGATAAAAGATTCGATTTCGTAAAGTTCACTCAAGTACATTGTAACGTAACTATCGCATATTTCATCACTATCTCAATTTCattcatttaataaatttttgatGTCATTCACATAACAAATATTGTTTCTAGCTCCTTTTTCTATTCCATTGTTACATATGGAAAGTTCAAAAAACATCATATACTAATTCAGAAAttgaaatagaaaagaaatGAGCAGAATATTTGTGATGatttttcaatcttttcataataatatttatactaatattCTTCAATAGACTTATTTTTTATACTCATATCATTGCTTTCACTTTTACTTGATATATCTCCTGATCTTGTGTGTATCATTTAATTTGGTGATATATAGCTTTAGTTTTTACAAGAGTTTATATGCatagcatatatatattttgccCATGCATTTTCTAATAATTATTCCCATCGTTTCATTTTACTTGACTCTAATTATTAACTTGTAAATCTTCTTGAGAGACTATTTATTAGGgacttattttatttaattaaatcctATTAATCATGTTTAAGAATCTaagtttgattattattttccatgtcccaatttatgtgacattattTGGATTTCGAAAGTCATGAAACTGTATTTTAACTGTGAATTTGAGCATAAAATTTGCATATatgaaaactacgtaaaaaaattattcttaatttactaaaataagtttattactaatatatactacacaaaaatgatctttagcagCAATTGAcgttttttgtaaatgtctttaAAATCTATAGCGtcattgaatctaatgacaattaacttATGTCGGTAAAAGCTTAAGCACTCTGTGTATACTTATTGTcactaaaaactatttttttttataatgataaGAGCCCAATAAAATTAAACAGATATAAATAGAGTAGAACTATTTGTGATATTGTAAAGAAGCCAAAAATATAGTTATCTTACGAAAATCAACGTAAGCTATCAAGTGTACTTAGTTATCACCAGTTTAGTGGGGGTCTATTTCTtggatttttctttaataatggAATATATCTTGTTtagtcattaattaattatcatcaCAATTGGGAAAATTATTAACTCTTAAACGtttattaatttcttattattattgtatgtaCAGTACAGCTAAGTAGTAGATTTATTACCATGTAAATTCTATTCTcactatatttttcttcttcgatcaacaacatattcaatgcGATTATTGTATACGTAAATTCGAttcgaaaaaaataatatcatgaaaaagaGAAGCCACATGCGTGCCCTAATGAATATAGGGGAGATAAAGATGCTCTGAGAATATGTGGATATACTAAGAGAGGCAGTGGCGGAGTCAGGATTTTCaataaggggttcaaaatctgaaggaGTAAACATACGAACTAatcgaagggggttcgacatctattatatacATCTAATATTTTCCGCCtaagggggttcggatgaacccctaaAGACATGTTGGCTCCGCCCCTGAAGAGAGGTATAATTCGGAATGAAGTTTATAGAGAATCAGATAGAAATGGCCTCCGTGACAGATAAGATGagaaaaacaaaactgaaatagTTCGAACATGTAAGGAAAGAGTGTATAGAGGCACTAGTACGGAGATGTAAGAAATTAACTATAACAAAAGTTAGAAGAGATAAAAATAGACTGAAGAATAACTCGAAAAGTGATTAATTACTTGAATAGAATTTAAAGATcgaaaattaaaatagaaaaataatatataatcaatTGCTTGTCGCCCTTTAGATGGTATCAAGAGACAGCGGCATGACCTCATCTCCTCACAACcttattattactattaatattatagtttcttattcttcaaataaagttcatttattttatatcttgTTATTTTTCTATAGTTTTATTATAACCCTACGTCAAATATATCTTCTCTTTTGAGTTGATCATGCATCTTATCAAAAAACAACCTCTcctctataaaaataaaaataaaaataaaatttatatatattttattctcttcaAACTCCACTCGTAAAATTACGAGCCCATAAATTGATCATCTTATAaggaatgaaataaaaataagtgaGGCAAGTGATGATGAAGGGTCTCTTCAGGTGGCCATATAACTATTCTTCTAGAGTACGTTAGTTGTGTCCACTTTTCcaaattttttggttttttattgGAGACAGTCGACACATGGGTTCTACTACAGCCAGCAACTTGTAGCACGCCCATGTGTCTTAATTGCTCAAAATACgtctctattttaatttatttatctagttttaatttgacataaaaaaaaattaaaagaaaattttaattaaaaataaattaaatatatcaaaatatctgttaattttatgatattaaatattaatacaTATATGAAAACACACTATACCCATTGGCTACTATTCACAGGTTCAAGTCTCAAATTGATTCCAGCCTTGTTTTgaagtaaatttataaatttgaatacTTTTAAtagtgaattttattttttttcgtaaatttaatttgtttggaaGCTTACGATTTCATGTTCTATCTCACTTTCGAGGGTTCTTTACCCTCACATTACTACTTCGCTATGAATCGCCCAGATGTATTTAAACTTGGAAGATGGTCCTTGGTGATTCACACGAAATTCTACGTGCCCTATACTACTTGTGTGGGAGCCAATTAGTCAAATCATATAGAAGTGGAGTAATtacttttcctttcttcttaATTGTACtgtattttgtttgtttgtgcGTTGTTTAAGTCATAACCTGATGGAATTTAGTTGCAATTATTAATTAAGACtttgaagtttgtattattatatataacttaatgGAATTTCTTGTGAAATCAAATGATATGATCCTTCTTTTTGagttatttatatttctttctctctctttttatcGGCAATATTTTTCTTGGAAAAGAAGTGTGCAAGCGAATGATTGGAAAGAAACAAGAAGGAAATatcattaattgttctaattgAAAAacgtactccctccgtttatttttatatgtcatttttattataaatagttggttcacaatatttgtcatttcataaaatcaatgcataaattataatattctttctgAGTAATGCTAAATGgctagaaaatttggccagaatttgaCCAGGaatttaaaaagtctataatatcctttttattttaaaataaactgatatttttttttcattttttaattaaaagatattaaagttaaaagggtaaaaatgttcaaaaaggtaaaataacatagtgtgaaatatgttattttatcattctggctaaattttctggccaaaatgatttttccattctttctattatacccttgatagttAATTAGTCTTGAAAATAGATATTTGACCAACCTAGGAAAATTAACAAGTAATTAGTGTTCATTGTAATTACTTCATATATTGATTAATTACTCTCACCATTGCATTACattataaaatatgattttgaaaaagaaatcgcaacaaacaaattaaaaataaaagatagatttatttatcatttattgaaaagttgacttcaaaaaaacattaaataagaataGAATTATAAAtttacttaatttcttaataCAAGTAAAATCTAAAAAGATGACATAAAAAGGAACagagaaagtatttttttaagaagtagAAATAAAGTTGAGTAGTACTTTTTTTAGCCGGTGTATGGAGTCCATAATTGGAGTTctaactaaatttaaattgtgCATTGTAGAATCCATTTAAGGGTGACatatctaataaaattatttctataccTAGATTCGAACACGAGATTTCTGGTCAAACATCAAGCAATgccaccttttttttttggtgttgtTGAATAGTATATTAATTAAAAGGGTTTGCTACTTAGTTTACTCTTCCTACTTTTTCTAGCTGGatattaattgttttcttcTGTATTTGTNTTCTGGCCAAAATGATTTTTCCATTCtttctattatacccttgatagttAATTAGTCTTGAAAATAGATATTTGACCAACCTAGGAAAATTAACAAGTAATTAGTGTTCATtgtaattactttatatattgATTAATTACTCTCACCATTGCATTACattataaaatatgattttgaaaaagaaatcgcaacaaacaaattaaaaataaaagatagatttatttatcatttattgaaaagttgacttcaaaaaaacattaaataagaataGAATTATAAAtttacttaatttcttaataCAAGTAAAATCTAaaaagatgacatataaaaaggaacggagaaagtattttttttaagaagtagGAATAAAGTTGAGTAGTACTTTTTTTAGCCGGTGTATGGAGTCCACAATTGGAGTCCTAACTAAATTTAACTTGTGCATTGTAGAATCCATTTAAGGGTGACATATCCAATAAAATTGTTTCTATACCTAGATTCGAACACGAGATTTCTGGTCAAACATCAAGCAAtgccacttttttttttgggtgttgtTGAATAGTATATTAATTAAAAGGGTTTGCTACTTGGTTTACTCTTCCTACTTTTTCTAGCTGGatattaattgttttcttcTGTATTTGTGGAACTCAATTGGTGTTTTGGTTGGACATTTGAGGTTTCTATGAAATTACCCACGACGTTAACGACTAGAATAATATACTAAAGTTGTTTACAATTGGGCAAAATATGAGAAACTAATAGATACTTCTAGTTTAAATTTATctgtcttatttatttatttttatttttaaaaaataaaatttgacattttttttatttcaaagttTCTATACATATACTAAAACAAAGAGATATTTAGttgtaatatattatttttgtattttactgcaaaaatatttagtgataattgagttaatgtcaTTGCGTCCACAATCACTAAAATCTTTAGTCATTTGTATATGTGAAGTGttggttataaatatttatatttattttgctgcaaaatataatataatgacaattatattattatcaataaataattattgcaAAATCACTTTCATGATACGTTACAGTgatatgacatgtttaaaatcacaaaattaattaatactgatattttgataaattctatatatctttagtttaagaccgtacaagaattaatttaaatttttgctttattagcataaactttatatcaaatcaaaatcagacaagtaatttaaaacaaaaaaaagtatgtgGTTAAGGGACACAAAAATAGCTAGGGTTTACGAAAAAAAATGCTCTAAAAAATGCTATACTCCATTATATTTGTAGTCTTATCGAACATCTTTTTATTCTTACTCTCCTCCCAACAAATAAATGTAATTAAAGCACATACAATAATATATGTATCGTcgctatcaaattaaattattaatattgtgTGGTTTGAATTTCACTACATTATATTCCTAGGAAGtatgctttttttttataatattcttttattttggcGATCagacatttaatttaattatcagAGTTGTTTTGGTCCTCAAATTTATAAGCGGTTGTAGTTGTACATCGAACATATAATtgatgagagagaaactagttCAATTATAGACACAACTAAATAATACTATGAATTTTACTAAAAACAATTGTAAAATAAAACGTGTctaaaagatgactaatataataatatttattttgactaAAGTCGTTCATAGAGGACAAGTTTTCtgcataattaataaataaataaaaggttgGTTTCATGGAGGTAGCaaggattaaaaaaataatgtatttttgGTTCCATAATGGTATACTCCTCTTGTTTCAATTAATAATCACTTAAACTCAAAAAATtgtttcaaaataatattcatttcataatttaaaattaaaattgataaaaaatatttaactatattttcaatatcaaaaaagtatgcaaaattattttttaaatatcaatttactttttaaatatgATAATGACCAATGGTCTTTCAACCTAAGTAGTGGCCTCAAGGGGATAAGAACTAAAACATTGAAAAAATTAGTAATTCACTATCACTAATATCATTAACGAAGGATACCTTGAAAAGTCaaagattaataaaaaaatttaaaaaaatcaaatggatTCGATTTTATATATAAGCGAGAAGGAAAATGAGATTCgtctttcttttattatttaggAGTTGTGTGAGATGGAAATTTCATCTACgattttaaatgagaaaaaagagtTGAGGAATGGTAAGACAAGACTTGAAGGTTTCTTTCTTGAAACataaaaaaggaaggaaaaaacaattcatgaaattggaGGACAAGTAAGACTTGTTCAAATAATTAAACACCTATGAGTTGAAGATTCAAGTTAGGTCGAaagataaatattaataaatatataggTAAACTATAAATctaaagaggaaaagaaaaatcatgaaaatggAGGGGCCATTAATTAGGCCAATAAAGAGATAGTATTAGATTTTTCATGTCATTGTCAAGGCTCTTCATTACTAAAAAAAGATATAGTCATGGTAGGTGCTATTGGTGAATATATAACAACCAAGTGGTGACAAAGACATTGTGATAATTACTCATTAACACTATagtttattaataatatataaatggtTCTTAAgatattaatcatttaaaaatgCTCTACCTATAACACTATGGACTTTATACTTGCATAAGTTAATTAATACTAACAAATTAATGAATCTACATATTAAAGTTTGAAGTTAGTTAAAGGCAAATCAACTCAAATCATTTGCAGTTTGTTGCTTATCAGGAGTATCAAATACAcgaattaaatcaaaatagcaTTAACTAGCTAAATTAATGgatgtaaattttattattcaatcAACCTGTTAATCTTTGGACGTTAAACGACAATGAATTACTATTAACTAGGGCTAATTTGATATTCATGTATGTGAATAataaaaactagggttttgtTAGGAAGTCTATGAGTTTAGAATGAAATTTCTTCTCAAGTATTAACCATagtagaaatattattattattatttattggtTAAGCTAAGCGTGGTTAGAATTAAACGTTCATCATCATGTCAAAATCAATAATTGATAGCTTATGATTTTGACCTGGACCAACCCATGCCCCTCATGGACAAGATGTTGACATTACCTAACAATTCCCCTCCCAACACTTGTTTCATGCAAGATGCATGTTGTTTTGGAAATCAAACTCATGACTTTGTCTCTGATACCAAAAGATATGATCAAGCACCTATCATCATGTCAAAAGTTATAGTCGATAGTAAAGATGCAACTTTATTTCTAAACTAAACTCACTAAGCAAACACCATGTTCGAACATGACTTTGATCCGGTCAACCAACACCCTTGTGCGCTTTGTCATAGGTAGGATGTTGGTGTTACCCAATGATCTCCCTCCCAACACCTACCTCATGCTGCATATTGTTCTAAGAAATCGAACTCATGACCTTGACTCTAATATCACTTGTTAGGATCAAGTGTTCACCATCATGTCATAATTTATAGCTGATAATAAAGGCACATCTTTATTTCTTAAGTAAACCCACTAAACAAGCATCATGTTTAATCAT
It encodes the following:
- the LOC125870675 gene encoding CBL-interacting serine/threonine-protein kinase 7-like, which gives rise to MDVKQPQPPLSTVKIRRTTSSDGSGSGSIILGKYQLGRLLGRGSFAKVYLGRCLDDNTEVAVKIIDKSSTAIDASMEPRIIREVSAMRRLNHHPNILELFEVMATKTKIYFVMELAHGGELFTKLNRRGRFSESTARFYFHQLVSALHFCHQNGVAHRDIKPQNLLLDKEGHLKISDFGLSALPEQLQNGLLHTACGTPAYTAPEVVYRRGYDGAKADAWSCGVILFVFLAGRLPFNDSNLPNMYKAIHRREYQFPDWVSKSARRIINRLLDPNPETRYGIEELMNTLWFKKSFSMKPEQSTKQFGEGILEKESKHMESINAFDLISMSSGLDLSGIFEEELNKKEMRFTTNVEVNVIEEKVMNVGKNAGHRVEKRKNGGIGLVKGRTVLLVEILEVAKELLLVEFKVVNGGSEFEDRQWEELKAGLKEIVVSWYNN